One Paraburkholderia sp. IMGN_8 DNA window includes the following coding sequences:
- a CDS encoding bifunctional aspartate transaminase/aspartate 4-decarboxylase — protein sequence MAKEKGDRKHADMAQAGLAALSPFELKDELIKAAGGGAVERPANASMLNAGRGNPNFLATIPRHGFWQLGLFAMRESERSFAYMPEGVGGFPRRDGLEERFDLFLRENKGVPGIDFLRGAVSYVRDQLGLSAGEFLYEMCEGILGSNYPVPDRMLKLSELIVGQYLRKEMIGNHPFVGEFDVFAVEGGTAAMTYIFNTMRENHLIKAGDTIALGMPIFTPYIEIPRLNDYRLNVVNLDAHVEDGWQYSKKELDKLRDPKVKAFFLVNPSNPPSVKISDESLEYIAGIVKERPDLILLTDDVYGTFADNFVSLFALAPKNTILVYSYSKYFGSTGWRLGAIATHRDNVLDKLIGELPKDAKKQLHERYESITTEPEKLKFIDRLVADSRTVALNHTAGLSTPQQVQMVLFSLFSLMDTPDAYKNALKRLIRKRKQALYEEVGISFEDDDPNQVDYYTILDIEFLGERMFGREFVEWLLKNTEPSELLFRLAREARVVLLPGRGFGTQHPSGRVSLANLNESDYRLIGRAMRKLIEEYVERFNAATGKKLDKTRVK from the coding sequence ATGGCAAAAGAGAAAGGCGACAGGAAACACGCTGATATGGCACAAGCCGGCTTGGCGGCACTGAGCCCGTTCGAACTCAAGGACGAATTGATCAAGGCCGCCGGCGGCGGCGCGGTGGAGCGCCCCGCGAACGCATCGATGCTGAATGCCGGCCGCGGCAACCCCAACTTTCTCGCGACGATTCCGCGCCACGGTTTCTGGCAGCTCGGCCTCTTTGCGATGCGCGAATCGGAGCGCTCGTTTGCGTACATGCCCGAAGGCGTGGGCGGCTTTCCGCGCCGCGATGGGCTCGAAGAACGCTTCGACCTGTTCCTGCGCGAAAACAAAGGCGTACCCGGCATCGACTTTCTGCGCGGCGCCGTGTCGTATGTGCGCGATCAGCTTGGGCTGTCCGCGGGCGAGTTCCTCTATGAGATGTGCGAGGGCATTCTCGGGTCGAACTATCCGGTGCCGGACCGGATGCTTAAGTTATCCGAACTGATCGTCGGGCAGTATCTGCGAAAGGAGATGATCGGAAATCATCCGTTTGTCGGCGAGTTCGACGTGTTCGCCGTGGAAGGCGGCACGGCGGCGATGACGTACATCTTCAACACGATGCGCGAGAATCACCTGATCAAGGCCGGCGACACGATCGCGCTCGGTATGCCGATCTTCACGCCGTACATCGAGATTCCGCGCCTGAACGACTATCGGCTGAACGTCGTGAATCTCGACGCCCATGTGGAAGACGGCTGGCAGTATTCGAAGAAGGAACTCGACAAGCTGCGTGATCCGAAGGTGAAGGCGTTCTTCCTCGTGAACCCGAGCAATCCGCCTTCGGTGAAGATCAGCGACGAGAGCCTCGAATATATCGCCGGGATCGTCAAGGAACGGCCCGATTTGATTCTGCTGACCGACGACGTGTACGGCACCTTCGCCGACAATTTTGTATCGCTGTTCGCGCTCGCGCCGAAGAACACGATTCTCGTGTACTCGTACTCGAAGTATTTCGGCTCGACCGGCTGGCGTCTCGGCGCGATCGCGACGCATCGTGACAATGTGCTCGACAAGCTGATCGGCGAACTGCCCAAGGACGCGAAGAAGCAGTTGCACGAGCGCTACGAATCGATCACGACCGAGCCGGAAAAGCTCAAGTTCATCGACCGCCTGGTGGCCGACAGCCGCACTGTTGCGCTGAATCACACGGCGGGTTTGTCGACGCCGCAACAGGTGCAGATGGTGCTGTTCTCGTTGTTCTCGCTGATGGACACGCCGGACGCGTACAAGAATGCGCTGAAGCGCCTGATCCGCAAGCGCAAGCAGGCGCTGTACGAAGAAGTCGGCATTTCGTTCGAGGACGACGATCCGAACCAGGTCGACTACTACACGATTCTCGACATCGAGTTCCTTGGCGAGCGGATGTTCGGGCGTGAGTTCGTCGAGTGGCTGCTGAAGAACACCGAGCCGTCGGAACTGCTGTTCCGTCTCGCGCGCGAAGCGCGGGTCGTGCTGCTGCCGGGACGCGGTTTCGGCACGCAGCATCCGTCGGGGCGTGTGTCGCTGGCCAATCTGAACGAGTCCGACTACCGGCTGATTGGGCGCGCGATGCGCAAGCTGATCGAAGAGTACGTCGAGCGTTTTAACGCCGCCACCGGCAAGAAACTCGACAAGACCAGGGTGAAGTGA
- the aspT gene encoding aspartate-alanine antiporter produces the protein MEWLHDIFHKSPEIALFLSLAAGYFIGQINFGKFQLGGVGGSLLAAVVISQAGVTIDNGVKSVMFAVFIYAVGYDSGPGFFNSLNRKTLREIAMAVFLAVSALITVVVCAKLFHLNKGLAAGLAGGALTQSAIIGTAGDAIARLGLPADQVKSLQSDVAIAYAVTYVFGSLGAIIVCVNILPKFMGKGLREASIEAEKALSGAVPARAPGQLSALPELVGRAFRVEQAAGRTVSELEVSQNDTITIERIRRHGKGVEPTPDLVLEKDDVVMVVGRRGGMVDIAPMIGAELADTDGVSLVMQTRQAVFTRKGMNRTTIAEVRKNVDRDLRHGVFVEGATRAGQPLPILPETKLEHGDVITFYGSPKDTRRAVDAAGYELPYSNKTDFIYMGVGLVLGLLIGLIVINIGGIPLTLGSGGGCLLAGLLFGWMRGKHPMYGVMPSAASQLLKDFGLAAFVAVVGLNSGLQAVVTVKQSGVTIFLLGVFVTLFPLLLTMLFGRYVLRYDNAAILAGALSGSRSANPAFGGVLDKAESAVPTVPFAITYAIANVALTLLGPLVVGLV, from the coding sequence ATGGAATGGCTGCATGACATCTTTCACAAATCACCCGAGATCGCGCTGTTTCTGTCGCTTGCGGCCGGTTACTTCATCGGGCAGATCAACTTCGGCAAATTCCAGTTAGGCGGTGTAGGCGGTTCATTGCTGGCGGCGGTCGTGATCAGTCAGGCGGGCGTGACGATCGACAACGGCGTGAAGTCGGTGATGTTCGCGGTGTTCATCTACGCGGTCGGCTACGACTCCGGGCCGGGCTTTTTCAACTCGCTGAACCGCAAGACACTGCGCGAAATCGCGATGGCCGTGTTTCTCGCCGTCTCGGCACTGATCACCGTGGTGGTCTGCGCGAAGCTGTTCCATCTGAACAAGGGGCTCGCGGCCGGTCTCGCGGGCGGCGCGCTGACGCAATCGGCGATCATCGGCACGGCGGGCGACGCGATCGCGCGTCTGGGCCTGCCCGCCGATCAGGTTAAGTCGCTGCAATCGGACGTGGCGATCGCGTACGCGGTGACCTACGTGTTCGGCTCGCTCGGCGCGATCATCGTCTGCGTCAACATCCTGCCGAAGTTCATGGGGAAAGGTTTGCGCGAGGCCTCGATCGAAGCCGAAAAGGCGCTTTCCGGTGCCGTGCCCGCGCGTGCGCCGGGACAACTGTCGGCGCTGCCTGAACTGGTGGGCCGCGCGTTTCGCGTCGAACAGGCCGCGGGGCGCACAGTGTCCGAGCTCGAGGTGAGTCAGAACGACACCATCACGATCGAGCGGATTCGCCGCCACGGCAAAGGGGTCGAGCCGACCCCCGATCTCGTGCTCGAAAAGGACGACGTGGTGATGGTGGTGGGGCGGCGTGGCGGCATGGTCGATATCGCGCCGATGATCGGTGCGGAACTAGCCGATACCGACGGCGTGAGTCTGGTGATGCAAACCCGCCAGGCCGTCTTCACGCGCAAGGGCATGAACCGCACGACGATTGCCGAAGTGCGCAAGAACGTGGATCGCGACCTGCGCCACGGCGTGTTCGTCGAAGGCGCGACGCGAGCCGGTCAGCCGCTGCCGATCCTGCCGGAAACGAAGCTCGAACACGGCGACGTGATTACCTTCTACGGCTCGCCGAAAGACACCAGGCGTGCTGTCGATGCGGCCGGCTACGAGTTGCCGTACAGCAACAAGACCGACTTCATCTATATGGGCGTCGGTCTCGTGCTCGGTCTGCTGATCGGCCTGATCGTCATCAACATCGGCGGTATTCCGCTCACGCTCGGCTCGGGCGGCGGCTGTCTGCTGGCCGGTCTGCTGTTCGGCTGGATGCGCGGCAAGCATCCGATGTACGGCGTGATGCCGTCGGCGGCGTCGCAGTTGCTGAAAGACTTCGGCCTCGCGGCGTTCGTCGCCGTGGTCGGCTTGAATTCCGGCTTGCAGGCGGTCGTCACGGTCAAGCAAAGCGGCGTGACGATCTTCCTGCTGGGCGTGTTCGTCACGCTGTTCCCGCTGCTCCTGACGATGCTGTTCGGCCGCTACGTATTGCGCTACGACAACGCGGCGATTCTGGCCGGTGCGCTGTCCGGGTCACGTAGTGCGAACCCGGCGTTCGGCGGCGTGCTCGACAAGGCCGAAAGCGCCGTGCCGACCGTGCCGTTCGCGATCACGTATGCGATCGCGAACGTCGCGTTGACGCTGCTCGGTCCGCTCGTGGTCGGTCTGGTGTAG
- the aspT gene encoding aspartate-alanine antiporter: MIGELLRSQPEIALFASLAIGYFIGSFRVGPIQLGGVCGTLIVALLLGQTGARLAPDLKNIAFALFIFALGFTGGPQFFANIGRGWRYGLLSIVEIVSVLVLIMIAVVVMRLDAGTAAGLLAGAATESAVIGTASEAIAKLGFGDAETLRLQANIVTAYSVSYLFGLVTIVLFTSQFAPLLLRVNLREEAERVWRKLGGDGAFSDGQRAAAPALVGRAFRVGAAAGSTILAVEQQHGFNLTIEQLERNGAAAPVEPQLTLAAGDLILVAGRREAIVAAAASLGEEVEGAAFGQLVAETLDVVLTRREAHGLTVAQVRERATPEEGRGVYIAAVTRLETTVPALPGTELNRGDVLTLVGAKADVERGARRLGYVLTATRKTDFVYLGLGVLVGMAIGHLGGRIGGVSVALGTGGGCLLSGLLFGWIRSRYPLVGSLPSAAAQILKDFGLATFIAAVGLSAGPDAIKLVREYGLALPIAGILMVLVPGLLSLWIGRMFLELEAPMLLGAIAGQQCSTPAISALLGVTGNSTPVIGYTITYALSNILLPLMGPVVVGLAGKFG, from the coding sequence ATGATCGGTGAATTGCTGAGGTCTCAACCGGAGATCGCGCTGTTCGCGAGTCTTGCAATCGGATATTTCATTGGTTCGTTTCGAGTCGGGCCGATTCAGCTCGGCGGCGTCTGCGGCACGCTCATCGTCGCTTTGCTATTGGGTCAGACCGGCGCGCGGCTGGCTCCCGATCTGAAGAACATCGCGTTCGCACTGTTCATCTTCGCGCTGGGCTTCACCGGCGGCCCGCAATTCTTCGCCAACATCGGGCGTGGCTGGCGTTATGGCTTGCTGTCGATTGTCGAGATCGTTTCGGTGCTGGTGCTCATTATGATCGCGGTCGTCGTGATGCGGCTCGACGCCGGCACGGCAGCCGGCTTGCTGGCCGGCGCCGCGACGGAGTCGGCGGTGATCGGCACCGCGTCGGAAGCGATTGCCAAGCTCGGCTTCGGCGACGCCGAGACGCTGCGTCTGCAGGCCAACATCGTCACCGCGTACAGCGTCAGTTACCTGTTCGGCCTGGTCACCATCGTTCTGTTTACCAGTCAGTTCGCGCCGCTTCTGTTGCGCGTCAATTTGCGCGAAGAAGCCGAGCGCGTGTGGCGCAAGCTCGGCGGCGACGGCGCGTTCAGCGACGGCCAGCGCGCCGCCGCGCCGGCGCTCGTGGGCCGCGCCTTCCGGGTCGGCGCGGCGGCCGGCTCGACGATTCTGGCGGTCGAACAGCAGCACGGTTTCAATCTGACCATCGAGCAGCTCGAGCGTAACGGTGCGGCCGCGCCGGTCGAACCGCAACTGACGCTGGCTGCCGGCGACCTTATTCTCGTAGCGGGACGGCGCGAAGCGATCGTCGCGGCGGCTGCCAGCCTCGGTGAAGAAGTGGAGGGCGCCGCCTTCGGCCAGCTTGTCGCAGAGACGCTCGATGTCGTGCTGACGCGCCGCGAAGCGCATGGCCTCACGGTCGCGCAGGTGCGCGAACGGGCGACGCCGGAAGAAGGCCGCGGCGTCTATATCGCCGCCGTCACGCGGCTCGAAACTACCGTGCCCGCGCTACCCGGCACCGAACTCAATCGCGGCGACGTGCTGACGCTGGTGGGCGCGAAGGCCGATGTCGAACGCGGCGCACGTCGGCTCGGCTATGTGCTCACCGCCACCCGGAAAACCGACTTCGTCTATCTCGGCCTGGGCGTGCTGGTCGGCATGGCGATCGGACATCTCGGCGGGCGGATCGGCGGCGTGTCGGTCGCGCTCGGCACGGGCGGCGGTTGTCTGCTGTCGGGCTTGCTGTTCGGCTGGATCCGTTCGCGCTATCCGTTGGTGGGCTCGCTGCCTTCGGCCGCCGCACAAATCCTCAAGGATTTCGGTCTCGCCACCTTCATCGCGGCGGTCGGCCTGTCGGCCGGACCCGATGCGATCAAGCTGGTGCGCGAATACGGCCTGGCGCTGCCGATCGCCGGCATTCTGATGGTGCTGGTGCCAGGGCTGCTGTCGCTGTGGATCGGCCGCATGTTTCTCGAACTCGAAGCACCGATGCTGCTCGGCGCCATCGCAGGTCAGCAATGCAGCACGCCGGCGATCAGCGCACTGCTCGGCGTGACCGGCAATTCGACACCCGTGATCGGCTACACGATCACCTATGCACTCTCGAACATCCTGTTGCCGTTGATGGGACCGGTGGTCGTCGGCCTCGCAGGGAAGTTCGGCTAA
- a CDS encoding 2-hydroxyacid dehydrogenase, which translates to MRMILFSSHQYDSDTFTEANHTHGYELHFQESHLDIETAILAQGYEVVCPFVNDNVDAAVLERLHAGGTRLIALRSAGFNHVDLAAAERLGITVARVPAYSPHAVAEHAVGLILALNRRLPRAVARTREGDFSLHGLLGFDLHGKTVGVIGTGMIGRVFGRIMAGFGMQVLAHDPGTPAEELLALGARYVPLDTLLAQADVVSLHCPLVPGTYHLIDSRALAKMKRGAMLINTGRGGLVESNALIGALKDGQLGHLGLDVYEEEGGLFFEDHSNLPLQDDVLARLLMFPNVIVTAHQAFFTREAMNEIAQTTLDNVAAWQAGTPRNAVRTRE; encoded by the coding sequence ATGCGCATGATCCTGTTCAGCAGCCACCAATACGACAGCGACACGTTCACTGAGGCAAACCACACGCATGGCTATGAACTGCACTTCCAGGAATCGCACCTCGATATCGAAACAGCGATCCTCGCGCAGGGCTATGAAGTGGTATGCCCGTTCGTCAACGACAACGTCGATGCCGCCGTGCTGGAACGCCTGCATGCCGGCGGCACGCGCCTGATCGCGCTGCGCTCGGCGGGCTTCAATCATGTGGATCTGGCAGCGGCTGAGCGTCTCGGCATAACGGTCGCGCGGGTGCCGGCCTACTCTCCGCACGCCGTCGCCGAGCATGCGGTCGGCCTGATTCTCGCGCTGAACCGGCGGCTGCCGCGCGCGGTCGCGCGCACGCGCGAAGGCGACTTCTCCCTGCATGGGCTGCTCGGCTTCGATCTGCACGGCAAGACAGTGGGCGTGATCGGCACGGGCATGATCGGCCGGGTGTTCGGCCGCATCATGGCAGGCTTCGGCATGCAGGTGCTCGCGCACGATCCCGGCACGCCGGCCGAAGAGTTGCTTGCGCTCGGCGCTCGCTACGTGCCGCTCGATACCCTATTGGCGCAAGCCGACGTCGTCAGCCTGCATTGTCCGCTGGTGCCCGGCACGTACCATCTGATCGACAGCCGCGCGCTGGCGAAGATGAAACGCGGCGCGATGCTGATCAACACCGGGCGCGGCGGGCTCGTCGAAAGCAATGCGCTGATCGGCGCGCTGAAGGACGGGCAGCTCGGCCATCTCGGGCTCGACGTGTACGAGGAAGAAGGCGGCCTGTTTTTCGAAGACCACTCGAACCTGCCGTTGCAGGACGACGTGCTGGCCCGTCTGTTGATGTTTCCGAACGTGATCGTCACCGCGCATCAGGCGTTTTTCACGCGCGAGGCGATGAACGAAATCGCGCAGACCACGCTCGATAACGTCGCCGCATGGCAGGCGGGCACGCCGCGCAATGCGGTGCGGACGCGCGAGTAG
- a CDS encoding crotonase/enoyl-CoA hydratase family protein: MISTQNFNEHVRIEADEATGVATIVLDRPARRNAVDRPTADALSAAFRRFEAEPAWRAAVLFGAGGTFCAGADLTALADDTRRNELHADGSGPGPMGPTRMVFSKPVIAAIAGYAVAGGLELAALCDLRVIEEDAVLGVFCRRVGIPLIDGGTIRLPRLIGLSRALDLILTGRAVNAQEALSFGLANRIVRTGEARAAAEQLAAELAAFPQAALLADRRSALENSMLDDLADALRREGAGGYQAVFDEGVAGAARFADGAGRHGDTLGPGGSAR, from the coding sequence ATGATATCCACTCAAAATTTCAATGAACACGTGCGTATCGAAGCCGATGAGGCCACCGGCGTCGCCACCATCGTGCTCGATCGTCCCGCACGGCGTAATGCCGTCGACCGCCCTACCGCCGATGCGCTCAGCGCCGCCTTCCGCCGTTTTGAAGCGGAGCCGGCGTGGCGTGCGGCGGTGCTGTTCGGCGCGGGCGGCACCTTCTGCGCCGGCGCGGACCTCACCGCGCTCGCCGACGACACACGCCGTAACGAACTGCACGCCGACGGCAGCGGCCCCGGCCCGATGGGACCGACGCGCATGGTCTTCAGCAAACCGGTGATCGCCGCCATTGCCGGATACGCCGTCGCGGGCGGCCTGGAACTGGCGGCGCTGTGCGATTTGCGCGTGATCGAAGAAGACGCGGTGCTCGGCGTGTTCTGCCGGCGCGTCGGGATTCCGCTGATCGATGGCGGCACGATCCGTCTGCCGCGCCTGATCGGGCTCTCACGAGCGCTGGACCTGATTCTGACCGGCCGCGCCGTGAACGCGCAGGAAGCGCTCAGCTTTGGCCTCGCCAACCGCATCGTGCGCACGGGCGAGGCTCGCGCCGCGGCCGAACAGTTGGCCGCCGAACTGGCGGCGTTTCCGCAAGCGGCGTTGCTGGCCGACCGGCGCTCCGCGCTCGAAAACAGCATGCTCGACGATCTCGCCGACGCGCTGCGGCGCGAAGGCGCCGGCGGCTATCAGGCCGTGTTCGACGAAGGCGTCGCGGGCGCCGCCCGTTTTGCCGATGGCGCCGGCCGCCACGGCGACACGCTCGGCCCCGGCGGCAGCGCTCGCTAG
- a CDS encoding MFS transporter → MPLPLLALAVAAFGIGTTEFVIMGLLPDVARDLAVSIPAAGMLVSAYALGVTIGAPIVAIAVANMPRKKALMSLIGVFIVGNLLCAIAPGYAVLMAARIVTAFCHGAFFGIGSVVAAGLVAPNRRAQAIALMFTGLTLANVLGVPLGTALGQAVGWRATFWAVTGIGVLAAGALAVCLPAKIDMQKASLVREFSVLKNPQVLMVLGISVLASASLFSTFTYITPILEDVTGFTPHAVTLVLLLFGLGLTVGSTLGGKLADWRLMPSLVAFLLTIVVILTIFASTMHAEIPAMITIFVWGILAFAIVPPLQMLIVDRASHAPNLASTLNQGAFNLGNATGAWLGGMAIGAGAPLTTLPWVGVATSIGALGLTLWSVSIDRRTQRMAVPG, encoded by the coding sequence ATGCCTTTACCCCTGCTCGCCCTCGCCGTTGCCGCCTTTGGAATCGGTACCACTGAATTCGTGATCATGGGGTTGCTGCCCGATGTCGCGCGTGACCTGGCCGTGTCGATCCCGGCTGCCGGCATGCTGGTGTCGGCCTACGCGCTTGGCGTCACGATCGGCGCACCGATCGTCGCGATCGCGGTGGCGAATATGCCGCGCAAGAAGGCGCTGATGAGTCTGATCGGCGTGTTTATCGTCGGCAATCTGCTGTGTGCAATCGCCCCGGGCTACGCGGTGCTGATGGCCGCGCGCATCGTCACGGCGTTCTGCCACGGCGCGTTCTTCGGCATCGGTTCGGTGGTCGCAGCGGGTCTGGTCGCGCCGAACCGCCGCGCACAAGCAATCGCACTGATGTTCACCGGCCTCACGCTCGCCAACGTGCTCGGCGTGCCGCTTGGCACCGCGCTCGGCCAGGCGGTCGGCTGGCGCGCGACCTTCTGGGCGGTCACCGGCATCGGCGTGCTCGCCGCGGGCGCGCTCGCCGTGTGCCTGCCGGCAAAGATCGACATGCAGAAGGCCAGTCTCGTCCGCGAATTCAGCGTGTTGAAGAATCCGCAAGTGCTGATGGTGCTCGGCATCAGCGTGCTCGCGTCGGCCAGCCTCTTTTCGACCTTCACGTACATCACGCCGATTCTCGAAGACGTGACCGGCTTCACGCCGCATGCGGTCACGCTGGTGCTGCTGCTGTTCGGCCTCGGCCTGACGGTCGGCAGCACGCTCGGCGGCAAGCTGGCGGACTGGCGGCTGATGCCCTCGCTGGTGGCGTTTTTGCTGACGATCGTCGTGATCCTGACCATCTTCGCCAGCACGATGCACGCGGAGATTCCGGCGATGATCACCATCTTTGTGTGGGGCATTCTGGCCTTCGCAATCGTGCCGCCGCTGCAAATGCTGATCGTCGATCGCGCGAGCCATGCGCCGAATCTGGCATCGACCTTGAATCAGGGCGCATTCAACCTCGGCAATGCGACGGGTGCCTGGCTCGGCGGCATGGCGATCGGCGCAGGCGCGCCGCTGACTACCTTGCCGTGGGTCGGCGTGGCGACCTCGATCGGTGCACTGGGTTTGACGCTGTGGTCAGTGTCGATCGACCGGCGTACGCAACGGATGGCCGTGCCTGGTTAA
- a CDS encoding MFS transporter encodes MKVIFTRDFFALILSVAVVGFGSGATLPLTALALTQAGYGTDVVGLLTAAQAGGGLIVVPVAGWVATRFGGRQVIVGAVLTVAVATALMQFTSNLWVWAVLRVLCGAALMFLFTIGEAWVNQLADDATRGRVIAIYATNFTLFQMAGPVLVSQIAGYMHGRFLICGAIFLLALPALATIRKTPQASGEEHAAHGSWRHVLPQMPALVIGTGFFALFDTIALSLLPLFAMSHGITSEVAVLFASALLLGDTTLQFPIGWLADRLGRERVHIGCGVFTVLLLPFLPWAITSPWLCWPLLYVLGAAAGAVYTLSMVACGERFRGVALVSASSLMGASWSAASFGGPLVAGALMKGVGDDAMVGVLFVAALAFLAAAWRERRRAPLRAIG; translated from the coding sequence ATGAAAGTCATCTTCACTCGCGATTTCTTCGCCCTGATCCTGAGTGTCGCCGTTGTCGGATTCGGTAGCGGCGCCACGCTTCCCCTCACGGCCCTTGCGTTGACGCAAGCCGGCTACGGCACCGACGTGGTCGGCCTGCTGACCGCCGCGCAAGCGGGCGGCGGCCTTATCGTCGTACCAGTGGCAGGCTGGGTGGCCACGCGTTTCGGCGGACGGCAGGTGATCGTCGGCGCCGTGCTGACGGTTGCGGTCGCAACCGCATTGATGCAGTTCACGTCGAACCTGTGGGTCTGGGCCGTGCTGCGCGTGCTGTGCGGCGCGGCGCTCATGTTCCTCTTCACGATCGGCGAAGCATGGGTCAACCAGCTCGCCGACGATGCCACGCGCGGCCGCGTCATCGCGATCTATGCGACCAACTTCACGCTGTTCCAGATGGCCGGCCCGGTCCTTGTGAGCCAGATCGCCGGCTATATGCACGGGCGCTTCCTGATCTGCGGCGCAATCTTCCTGCTGGCGTTGCCGGCGCTCGCCACCATCCGCAAGACACCGCAAGCTTCCGGGGAAGAACATGCGGCGCACGGCAGCTGGCGCCACGTGTTGCCGCAGATGCCGGCGCTCGTGATCGGCACGGGCTTTTTCGCGTTATTCGACACGATCGCGTTGTCGCTGCTGCCGCTCTTCGCGATGTCGCACGGAATAACGAGCGAGGTGGCCGTGCTGTTCGCCTCAGCGTTGCTGCTCGGCGATACGACCTTGCAGTTTCCGATCGGCTGGCTCGCCGACCGGCTCGGCCGCGAACGGGTGCATATCGGCTGCGGTGTGTTCACCGTGCTGTTGCTGCCGTTCCTGCCATGGGCGATCACGTCGCCGTGGCTGTGCTGGCCGCTGCTGTATGTCCTCGGCGCGGCCGCGGGCGCGGTCTACACGCTATCCATGGTCGCGTGCGGCGAACGTTTTCGCGGGGTCGCGCTGGTATCGGCGAGTTCGCTGATGGGCGCATCGTGGAGCGCGGCGAGTTTCGGCGGCCCATTAGTGGCCGGCGCGCTGATGAAGGGCGTCGGCGATGACGCGATGGTCGGCGTGCTGTTCGTCGCGGCGCTCGCGTTTCTCGCCGCCGCGTGGCGGGAAAGACGGCGAGCACCGCTGCGCGCGATCGGATGA